Below is a window of Carassius gibelio isolate Cgi1373 ecotype wild population from Czech Republic chromosome B23, carGib1.2-hapl.c, whole genome shotgun sequence DNA.
TGATTTTGACGGCAAAAATCTGTCCCgtttttttaattcatgcatgACTTGACAAATATAAATTgcattaagtttattattatattaaaattaaaactgtgtAATCCAGAACGATGGAAATTCGATGTacaattcaaaaacataaatgtcatttttaggcctacatttttttttatcgttcTGATGCGATTTACTTAAATCTATTTGTTCCAAACTatgctattaatattattttgacgTAATCTTCCAtacattaaagtaattttttaccTCTGAACACACTTAAATCTCCAACCAAACGAAAAGAAACAAAACGTTTAAAGCATCTGTCTGGTCAAAAATGATTCCGCCCATGTAGCAGAACTGCATGAAAacgagcagcgtgaacattctaCAAAACGTCTCTTTTTGTGTTCGACGGAAAAAAACAAAGTAGCACGGGTTTGGACTGTAAATAATGACGACTGGCCGAACTTTTCCTTTAGGGTTACGAAACATGACGTGTTTTGTTGGAACTAAAATACACAAATGAAACGTTTTCATGTGGCTGTAAGTGATTCCAGAAACAGCTGTATGACGTCACAGGGAGGTAGAGCGATAAATAGCCAACGCCAGACTCAAACACCAGCACTATCGGTGAGCTGATCGGCCCGTGAAGCGTCTGAGTCTTTGGGGAGACGAGATGGCATCCCCAACGCACCGGTCGTTCCCAGAGAACGGCACTAATGTTCAGTTCCTCACAGTGTGCTctggctgcaggtgtgtgtgttaatgtttcCCATCAGTGTGTTCTGTCCGTGTGCTGCTTCACTGCTTGCTCTGCTTGAGTCTCTCGATGTGGTGGCAGAGTTTGAGCGCCGGTCCCAGCTTCAGACCCATGTACTTCATCACCATGTCGCTCCTCAGTAACATCAGAGCTTTCCCGTCGATCTCCTGCAGACGGAGTTTAAACACAGTTAACTCTTTCCACGCCGAACACGGAATTTTCAGTTATTCATGAGACGGGTGCTGCGTCCCAATTCACATACTATCTAAAAATACTATTCACATACATACTAAAAGAAAAAATACGTTTCTGGGGTATATTAGTAGCTATAGACAATAATacattgtataaataaaaatgataaatttgGGATAATatccaaaaataattaggataatgatatttagtacatttcctacagtaaatacataaaaacataattcttgattagtaatatgcattgctaagaattcatttggaaaactttaaagattattttttttcaaaattttgatttttttcaaaattccagattccagattttcaaatagttgcatctcagacaaatattgtcctcctaataaaccagacatcaatggagagatgatttattcatctttcagatgatgcatacatctcATTCTCAAAAGAATTGAcccttatgattggttttgtgctccagggtcacaaatagtgTTAAAAAATAGAATTAGTATGTCCCAAATTATAGtatgttaaaaaaagattatgaatTTTTTGATTCATTTGAATGATTACTTTTAGACTCTGCTTGTTATTTTACTGTGCTGCAACCTACTTAATGCAAATACAGAACCAGTCAgcagtaaatataaaataaaaaaaaacatgtgttttttatttagttataattttatagtaaataaactttataatttgaatattaaatacttatttaaataaatgtatgttttaaataccttTTAgttcacattatttaaaaaataaatattaaatatatgctaAGTAAATTAGTTCATAgtaaataaagtgtttatttgtattattatacatttattaataaaacacctaccagattatataatttaaacatcaaaaaatATGAGCAGTATTTAAATGATATCGATGACGAAAAACATTAAGAGAAtgcatcagaaatattaaaatgtatttaatataataaacatcATTTAATGAATAtccataattaatattaattatttattgataatataatttttttattaataaataatattttaaagatttttgagAAAATCTGTATTGAATtacatttcagtaatttaatttactcaaaaataaactgcatcaattaaaatatttgctAAAACGAGTTAGGCTCCCCACACATAATGCAATCGAGAGAATATTTTAGAAGAGCGGGTTTGATTAATGCTCACTTTTCTGTGTTTGTATGCGTTTGTGCTTTGGCAGATGtgatttgcattgcatttaagtttttttttaaatgcattacttgATGCATTCCCTGAGAACTGAACCCATAACCTAGATGTGAGATTGCACACTATTTCAACACTAGCACTAAAGAAAGGAGTTAACTGGTGTGAAGGCCACTGACGTGTTTTCTGAAGAGCTCTGCGTGTGGAGCCAGCGCTGTTGGGTCTGCGTCCCGCACAAACTGCATCACTTCCTCTATGGACCAGGAAGACGGGCTCCTGCCGGGGATTCTGGGAAGGTCGGCCGGTGTCTCAGGACCCGTGGTGGAGCTGgcggctgagagagagagagatgctaacGTGATTATGTAATGTGTTTTCTTCTTTGATGCTTCTGTCAGGTTTTCTGAGACGTTTCTGAAACGTTACAGAGATGTGAAGAAGGTCTTAAAGGTGAcgtaacatgaaaaaaacaagatGTGCTCTTCtgaaatagaatatatattttaatatggttATTTCTGTCAACATTTTGATACTAAAATGGTTCATATATTAAATAACCACGtgaaaaaatatctattttttatgATCCAGTGAATGAAATGCTttacaaatgatttattttacaaCAATAGACATTCAAAACGGcatgcaaataaatataaatagtaagaaaaagaaagaaaaaaagtttaccaGTATTTACCAGGAATTTAAGACAAAAACATAAAGCATTAGCATGCACATAAATATATACTAATGCATGTAATACTTAAATAACATATTGATTTTAAGAGATTTAAAgtcaatatttcaataatttaaccaCTTGCATGACATATTTaatctttttctgtattttttattgtttcataattatttttttattttaatttatttatagaaaaaattaaatattttttattattttatttttaatttacaatgaaAAAAGCTAAACATTTACAACATTTTAACTAATAAAACAATTCTGACTCTCGGTTCTAATGACAGCTGATTTGTGatttaactgaaactaaaacccataaaaagcttttttgaaattttatttcagctttatttctcattttcatagtTCATTTACTATACtgaaaatatacattaataaaaatactgacataaaaaaaaggaaagactAATGCATATTCTGAGAGTGATCTGACAGTGACGTCTCACCCTCCActcgtctgtgtgtctgtgtgacggGGTTGGAGGCCTGTCTGCGTAGAGGCGGGCCGTTGCCGTGGTAATACGGGCTGCTGGGTGGTGATTGGTACTCTGAGGTGCTTCTCAAGGTCTGTGGGCGGGGCGTCATGGAATTAGAGGCGGAGTCCATGAAGCGCTGCTCCTTCAGTAATCCATTCTGCTCTGGAGGAAGAGTCtccgctacacacacacacacacacacatacacacacactcttcataATTCAACAGAAATTCTGGTCCCTCTTTATATTCGGTGGTCTATGTAGTTGCTGTACCTTCTGacgggtgtgtgtgtctgtgtttgctgtaccttctgacgggtgtgtgtgtgtgtgtgtctgtgtgtgtgtgtgtgtctgtgtgtctgtgtttgctgtaccttctgatgggtgtgtgtctgtgtgcaggaGCTTCGGGGAGAGAGGAGCGCAGTACGGCGGAGAGTCTCTGGAGATCCGCTTCACACCTCTGCTCAGAGACGGACCGTCTGACAACATCTCCTCTTTAACTACACAAAACATATCACATCAAAAATAACATCAGCATCAGTCATTTACTCCCAAATCTGTAAGACTGACAAAAGAGTTTAGACGATCgtcatcagtgttattttagtattatctaCACACCagtttattatagtattataatagtactgtattaatatttttttagtttggcgttgcttttgtcattttattagttcttagttttatttacaatatatactANNNNNNNNNNNNNNNNNNNNNNNNNNNNNNNNNNNNNNNNNNNNNNNNNNNNNNNNNNNNNNNNNNNNNNNNNNNNNNNNNNNNNNNNNNNNNNNNNNNNNNNNNNNNNNNNNNNNNNNNNNNNNNNNNNNNNNNNNNNNNNNNNNNNNNNNNNNNNNNNNNNNNNNNNNNNNNNNNNNNNNNNNNNNNNNNNNNNNNNNNNNNNNNNNNNNNNNNNNNNNNNNNNNNNNNNNNNNNNNNNNNNNNNNNNNNNNNNNNNNNNNNNNNNNNNNNNNNNNNNNNNNNNNNNNNNNNNNNNNNNNNNNNNNNNNNNNNNNNNNNNNNNNNNNNNNNNNNNNNNNNNNNNNNNNNNNNNNNNNNNNNNNNNNNNNNNNNNNNNNNNNNNNNNNNNNNNNNNNNNNNNNNNNNNNNNNNNNNNNNNNNNNNNNNNNNNNNNNNNNNNNNNNNNNNNNNNNNNNNNNNNNNNNNNNNNNNNNNNNNNNNNNNNNNNNNNNNNNNNNTCTTATATGGATAATGaacatattttgcaataaatgtaaaatatattaacatcttGAAATTAATCACTTTATATTAATCTTTTggtttttattcaattatttaaaaactgatcctaaaccattttttttttcagtgtggttTGGATCAAAGCACATAACTTATAAatcactgctttaaaaaaaaattatgggatAGATCTTCCAGCTGAAAAATCAGGCAACACTATCTTACTCTATTAATGCTTGTCTAAGCATTTAGATTAACCCTTTGAAGGCCAAACCCTTTCTCTACTGGATACATACGCTGATACAAAGATCTACACAGGGTCTTCAGTGGTGTCTTCCTGTAATAAAATAGCATCCATGTGCAACGTGGTCCGCCGTCGCATGCCTGAGGACAGAGACTTCTAAGGGATTTATGGGTTGGGAAGCATTTAGGAAAGCTGAAATCAGCCTGGGAAGAAGAAGAATGCAGGCAGAATTGCCTCTAGGGTAGCTCTTATATTGCAGACCTACAGCACATGTGGTACATCCAacaccctcaaacacacacacagaagacggTCTAAtaagagcagtgtgtgtttgcagtgcacGCTCTCTAATGTCTACTGACAGTCATCTCTGTACAAAGTCTCCTCTCATTTAAAGCCAATGGAAGAGGTGTAGAATCCGTGTAGACAGCTGTATTTAGGATTCAGAGTCATGGATGGGTctgatttaaaatgctttttaaaatctgCAACAGTTGAAGGTGCAAACAGGGTGCGAAGCAGACATTTGGTACAGCGGGAGACCGAAAACAGCTACGCAACGTGGAAACTGTAGTGCTTTAaagcacactcacaaacacagaaTTGAATTAAATGGTGTTTACAGAAGGACCTGACCCCGGGTCAGCTATTCTGAGTGTGCATTACAGCAACAAAGCTTTTCTGCATCATGTTATGCTGTTTTTCTCCTCTGTACTGACATTACGTACAAGTGGAACATATTCCGTGTTTTTCTACTTTATACTAATAGACCAAGTGGATATAAAAGTAgaatttagtttttctgtttttgagATTTTCTACTGTTGTGGGTGTTTGCCAGGgcaaaaagtaatattatatggaaatacatgtgcattatataattacatatttacattgacTTAAAATATCAAACTGATTTTAAAATCAGACTAATCTGTGATGAAATCCATGACCATCCTGGATAAGGCTGTTGGTATATTTTGAAAGATTTTGCTTTTGGAAATTAAGTCAATTATAGAGAatctaaaattacataaaaaatacatacagtgaATAATAATTGAGTcgtattaaaatatctaaatacatATTGTAACTTATGTAAGTATTATGCATTGTAATTATACCTGAacctttcattattattattactgtgtgCAATTTTGTGCTGATGTTCTAGTGCCAATTTCACAAATGTGCCGTGCTTTGTTGATtggttaatttttttaacttagcAAACTATACATCATCTATGTAGGCAGCAGGGAAGATCATTTTGGGTTTTAAAACAAATGGTCAAAACAGTCTCCAATGTAGTCTATTTTTTCTATCTAGAAGCAGACGCTGTAATGGTTCTCAGGTGATTACTGGACCTACAGTGCCTGCTGGTTGTGCCCACTTCAGGGTCAGCGCTAGGCCCAGAGCACAGCTGCACGCATGGATCTTATCAGGCTATGAATGGTGCATTTGTGCATCCACACAGGACGGCCCAGCACGGCCCGAGACAGCCAGACGCGGGAGCAAGATTGCAGAGACGACAGGGGGTGGAGTATACAAAGACTgtctatccacacacacacaagccagcAGTCTTAGAGATGATGGTTCTCTGATCTGAAGGCtgagctcactggagatgtgttgtcaaaacacacacacacacacacacacacacacacactgataagaAATGATTATGGCAACAACAAAGATGTTTGAGGATCCCCATCGCTAAACACCATTAAACTCCAGAAGACAACAGAATCACTTCTAAACACAAGTTCTGTGGTGTTGTGGGCGGCAGACCGTTACTACGCAGTTTCTATGTTCTTCTGATTTGTTAAGGTGTTTCATGGGTTGCTATGTTCTTCTGGGTTTCGAAGTAGTTCCGAGTGTTTTAATTGCATTGCTATGTTCTGcttagttgctaaggtgttccaagtgttttaaatgtgttgctGTGTTGTTctgtgttgctaaggtgttcagagTGTTTTAAGTGCGTCTCTATGCTGTTGCTATGTTCTTCTGGGTTTCTACGGTGTTCCGAGTGTTTTAAGTGTGTTGCTATGTTATCctgggttgctaaggtgttctgagtgtttcatGTGGATTTCTATGTTCTTTTCAGTTGCTAAAGTGTATCGCTGTGTTCTCCCGAGTAACTGTGGTGTTCCGGGTGTTTAAGCCGCGTCGCTGTGTTCTGCCGAGTAACTGCGGCGTTCCGGGTGTTTAAGGCACGTCGCTGTGTTCTGCCGAGTAACTGTGGCGTTCCGGGTGTTTAAGCCGCGTCGCTGTGTTCTGCCGAGTAACTGCGGCGTTCCGGGTGTTTAAGGCACGTCGCTGTGTTCTGCCGAGTAACTGTGGCGTTCCGGGTGTTTAAGGCGGGTCGCTGTGTTCTGCCGAGTAACTGAGGCGTTCCGGGTGTTTAAGGCGCGTCGCTGTGTTCTGCCGAGTAACTGCGGCGTTCCGGGTGTTTAAGGCGCGTCGCTGTGTTCTGCCGAGTAACTGCGGTGTTCCGAGTGTTTAAGGCGAGTCGCTGTGCTCTGCCAAGTAACTGAAGCGTTACGGGAGTTTAAGGAGCGTCGCTGTGTTCTGCCGAGTAACTGCGGCGTTCCGGGTGTTTAAGGCGCGTCGCTGTGTTCTGCCATGTAACTGCGGCGTTCCGGGTGTTTAAGGCGCGTCGCTGTGTTCTGCCGAGTAACTGCGGCGTTCCGGGTGTTTAAGGCGCGTCGCTGTGTTCTGCCGAGTAACTGCGGCGTTCCGGGTGTTTAAGGCGCATCGCTGTGTTCTCCCGAGTAACTGCGGCGTTCCGGGTGTTTAAGGCGCGTCGCTGTGTTCTGCCGTGTAACTGCGGCGTTCCGAGTGTTTAAGGCGCGTCGCTGTGTTCTGCCGAGTAACTGCGGCGTTCCGAGTGTTTAAGGAGCTTCGCTGTGTTCTGCCGAGTGTTTAAGGCACATCGCTGTGTTCTGCCTAGTAACTGCGGTGTTCCGAGTGTTTAAGGAGCTTCGCTGTGTTCTGCCGAGTAACTGCGGTGTTCCGAGTGTTTAAGGAGCTTCGCTGTGTTCTGCCGAGTAACTGCGGTGTTCCGAGTGTTTAAGGAGCTTCGCTGTGTTCTGCCGAGTAACTGCGGTGTTCCGAGTGTTTAAGGAGCTTCGCTGTGTTCTGCCTAGTAACTGCGGTGTTCCGAGTGTTTAAGGAGCTTCGCTGTGTTCTGCCGAGTAACTGCGGTGTTCCGAGTGTTTAAGGAGCTTCGCTGTGTTCTGCCGAGTAACTGCGGTGTTCCGGGTGTTTATGGCGCGTCGCTGTGTTCTGCCGAGTAACTGCGGCGTTCCGGGTGTTTAAGGCGGGTCGCTGTGTTCTGCCGAGTAACTGAGGCGTTCCGGGTGTTTAAGGCGCGTCGCTGTGTTCTGCCGAGTAACTGCGGCGTTCCGGGTGTTTAAGGCGCGTCGCTGTGTTCTGCCGAGTAACTGCGGCGTTCCGGGTGTTTAAGGCGCGTCGCTGTGTTCTGCCGAGTAACTGCGGCGTTCCGGGTGTTTAAGGCGCGTCGCTGTGTTCTGCCGAGTAACTGCGGCGTTCCGGGTGTTTAAGGCGCATCGCTGTGTTCTGCCGTGTAACTGCGGCGTTCCGGGTGTTTAAGGCGCATCGCTGTGTTCTGCCGTGTAACTGCGGCGTTCCGAGTGTTTAAGGCGCATCGCCGTGTTCTGCCGAGTGTTTAAGGCGCATCGCTGTGTTCTGCCGTGTAACTGCGGTGTTCCAAGTGTTTAAGGAGCTTCGCTGTGTTCTGCCGAGTAACTGCGGTGTTCCGAGTGTTTAAGGAGCGTCGTTGTGTTCTGCTGAGTAACTGCGGCGTTCCGAGTGTTTAAGGAGCGTCGTTGTGTTCTGCTGAGTAACCGCAGTGTGTCCCGTTCTCAAGAGTATTGCTATGCTATActgggttgctaaggtgttccaagtgttttaaaatgtgtttcatttccTTTGTGGATACTAAGATGTTGAGTGTTTTTACCATGTTACTATGTAACTGCACATATGTTTTGAGTGGTTACTAGGGGCATtggtatgtggttgctagggtgttctaagtggttTCCAGCATGTTGCTGTGTGATTGCTAGGCTGCTGTAGTGGTTGCGGGCTGTTGTAAGGCATTGCTATCTGGCTGCTAAGTGGTTAGTAACATCACCTAGGTGATTTTCTAAGGCTTTACTCTATGGATACTATGAGTGATTTAACCATGTTGCTATTTGACTGCAGTGTTTTTGGTGGTTTTGTAGCTGGTTTTCTAGAAAGCAGCACAggtattgctatgcagttgctgcagagttgctagtgtgttctttGTTGTTGCTTACATGACAGACCTGGACATGACTCGGCCCCTCCTACAATgtaataaagacattttattaggcatttaaagatattattacattttttaatactgCTCTTACTTACAGCACACATAAAAACCTCAAACTGGTCTGAGGTCAGTGGTTCAGAGCTCTGGGATGCCCCACCAGTGGACTGTAGTGGCAGATGCTATAAATAGGCTCCAATGGAGGGGcgttttaattaaatatgaagtAAAGTGATCCATGTAGAGCAGACAGCAGGTAGCAGCTCATCCCTCCCTGTATATCCGTTATCATTCTCAGCTAAATGGCCCTCATGCGCAGTAACTCAAGCCTGCTGTTGTGACAGCAGGGTTAGGGGCCAACAGCAGAATCTATACAGGAAACAATGAGACAATCTCATGAGCACCAACTCGACCGAAAACATGAAACGGACATGACAGAAGACTTAATCTAATGAGTACAATACAATCAAAAGCTGTTGTACTGCATCACCTGCCTAAATGAGGTGTAGGGTGACGCCAGATGAAATATGGAAGTGATGGTGCAGGTACAGTATCTCAGAGTAAAGTCAACTACACACATAAATACAACTTCTCTGATTATCTTCATAGCAAGTAACTAGTAACATAGTAACTTTATAGCAACACCCTGTCAACCATCCAGAAGATAGCAACTTGCTTTAAACACTCTGATGCTCTAAACACTATGAATGCCTTAAGAACTACATAGTAATGCCCTGGCAACCATAGATTAATTTTAATAACTTTATAACATGCTATAAACACTATGAACCCCTTAGCAAATGCATATCAATGCCTTAGCAAACACTGTTCCTTATACTCTGAGATGTCCATGTGATCCTTTATGAATCTGCTGTCATCAGTGTGAACAACATCTTAACGCAGGAACACAAACTAGCCAGCTCAACATTAACACTACAATTCAAATCACAATCTGACGACAAAATGTGACCAAAAAAGAACATAAAGAGGTTGTTAAATTGCCGTTTCTGCATGTATTTGATGCTAAATAGACGCTTGTTTTGGGTTGTGACTTTGTGCATCATCTATGGTCGTTCACCCCTGAATATAaaaacattctttcacacacacacacacacacacgtgatgctCCAAACCCTCCTGCATGTTAAAAGCACAACCCAAAAGACGAGGGACAGCGAGTCTGACGCCGTCGACACCGGACATTCCTGAGTTGACTGGCCTGTGGCTTAAGGCCTAAAATAAGATTAGGCAACTACTCGGGAATTGCACCGTTTTTCTGAACTTAGAAACCATTCTCTAGAAGTGTTTGCTATGGTTTTACAAAAAAAGACATAGAAAGTACATATTGAAAAATGTCCCCTATtgacactacaaaaaaaaaaaaaacaatacttgaTTAGCAGAGTCAATATGTTCAATGCaatgaaaatgcagtaaaaatctAGATGCAGATAAAACCATTGTCGCCCTCCACCCCgccacaaattatgatatttaatcATTCAATTTCACTAAttcaactgcaaaaaaaataaaaaaataaaaaaaaaatatatatatatatatatatatatatatatatatatatatatatatatatatatatatatatagctgtatttttactttaacattttaacatatgtgaccctggaccacaaacccaTAAAGGTCagtttttctaaattgagatttatacttcGATTTATAGATAGATTTATCCcatgaaagtaaaataaataagctCTCagttgatgtctggtttgttaggacaggacaatatttggctgagatacaactatttgaaaatctgcaatctgaggatgcaaaaaatctaaatattgagaaaatcacctttaaagttgtccagatgaagttcttagcactgcatattactaaacaataattaactttttatatatttacagtaagaaatttatgatttttggcacaaaagaaaaatcaataattttgactaatacaatgtatttttggctattgctacaaatatacctgtgatactgatgactgcttctgtgctgcagggtcacgtataaaaatgtcacatttggAAACTTActggctaaatgaataaataaataaaatgcacttttttgccagtaaaataaatatttattgaaacatttttgtaatgtaaatatGTTATTACTAGTTTAAAGATTATGGaaaatggccaaatattgtctttaTGATGTAcaatttattagatttttgtaTGCACCAAAACATCCTGGTAACCTCTCagaagatgtttaaaaaa
It encodes the following:
- the LOC128012064 gene encoding sex comb on midleg-like protein 4 — protein: MLSDGPSLSRGVKRISRDSPPYCAPLSPKLLHTDTHPSEAETLPPEQNGLLKEQRFMDSASNSMTPRPQTLRSTSEYQSPPSSPYYHGNGPPLRRQASNPVTQTHRRVEAASSTTGPETPADLPRIPGRSPSSWSIEEVMQFVRDADPTALAPHAELFRKHEIDGKALMLLRSDMVMKYMGLKLGPALKLCHHIERLKQSKQ